The following coding sequences are from one Mus pahari chromosome X, PAHARI_EIJ_v1.1, whole genome shotgun sequence window:
- the Tmsb15a gene encoding thymosin beta-15A has product MSDKPDLSEVEKFDRSKLKKTITDEKNTLPSKETIQQEKEFVKRS; this is encoded by the exons ATGAGTGATAAGCCAGACTTGTCGGAAGTGGAAAAATTCGATAGATCCAAACTGAAAAAAACCATCACTGATGAGAAAAATACTCTTCCTTCAAAGGAAA CTATCCAGCAAGAGAAGGAGTTTGTGAAAAGATCATAA